One part of the Sorangiineae bacterium MSr11954 genome encodes these proteins:
- a CDS encoding cyclopropane-fatty-acyl-phospholipid synthase family protein: protein MTQPDLQANAAATTGASQAAIAHHYDVGNAFYELWLDETMTYSAALWHGDESLREAQRNKLDWHLDRVDVESCRRLLDIGCGWGSLLRRAKERAPGLTATGLTLSSAQLGHIAQSPMPHVNVRLEGWQTHAPDLGYDAIVSIGAFEHFARLDQSAVEKRAGYRAFFQSCHRALVPGGRMSIQSITYERSDRSQFGRFFSEEIFPESDLPHLPELLNAAEGYFELVELRNDRAHYARTLRAWLSNLRNKRAEVEDIVHRDGFQRYERYLATMVVAFHIGALNLARVAFRRVDSDAASVMQ from the coding sequence ATGACCCAACCCGATCTGCAGGCAAACGCAGCTGCGACCACGGGGGCTTCGCAGGCCGCCATCGCGCACCACTACGACGTCGGCAACGCCTTCTACGAGTTGTGGCTGGACGAGACGATGACGTATTCGGCCGCCCTTTGGCACGGAGACGAATCGCTCCGAGAAGCCCAAAGAAACAAGTTGGACTGGCATTTGGACCGGGTCGACGTGGAGTCGTGCCGCCGCTTGCTCGACATCGGTTGCGGTTGGGGGAGCCTTCTGCGCAGGGCCAAGGAGCGCGCGCCCGGCTTGACCGCCACCGGGCTCACGCTCAGCAGCGCACAGCTCGGGCACATCGCGCAGTCTCCCATGCCGCATGTGAACGTAAGGCTGGAGGGCTGGCAGACCCATGCTCCGGACCTCGGATACGATGCCATCGTCTCCATCGGAGCCTTCGAGCATTTCGCCCGGCTCGACCAGAGCGCCGTGGAGAAGCGGGCAGGGTATAGGGCGTTCTTCCAATCGTGCCATCGCGCGCTCGTTCCCGGTGGCCGGATGTCGATTCAGTCGATTACCTACGAGCGCTCCGATCGAAGCCAGTTTGGTCGCTTCTTCTCGGAAGAGATCTTTCCAGAGTCGGATCTGCCCCACTTGCCGGAGCTGTTGAACGCGGCGGAGGGCTACTTCGAGCTCGTCGAGCTACGCAACGATCGCGCGCACTACGCGCGGACGCTGCGCGCGTGGTTATCGAATCTGCGCAACAAGAGGGCGGAGGTCGAGGACATCGTCCATCGCGATGGCTTCCAGCGCTACGAGCGGTACCTTGCGACGATGGTCGTCGCTTTTCACATCGGCGCGCTCAACCTTGCGCGGGTCGCATTCCGTCGCGTCGATTCGGATGCCGCTTCGGTGATGCAGTGA
- a CDS encoding acyltransferase domain-containing protein produces the protein MSDARDSSLDPIAIVGMACRFPKAESIAHYWQMLLDGVDAIQEVPPLRWSIDAFYDPDPMTPGTMSTRFGGFVDDVEYFDAEFFGIAPNEAIQMAPQQRLLLEATWSALEDACIPADALAGKAVGTFIGVASFDYYERLAERMELFNGYTITGNAYSVAANRLAYFFDWTGPSVAVDTACSSSLVATHLACQSLRLGECSMAIAGGTHTVLAPWVTVAASKGGFLAPHGRCKTFSDAASGYVRGEGTGIVVLKRLRDALRDGDPIAAVIRGSAVNQDGRSNGLSAPNPAAQIRLLRDAYRVAGVAPSDVGYVEAHGTGTRLGDPIEMNALGSVLREGRPANRPAWVGSVKSNFGHLEASAGVAGLIKAALVVRHGIVPPNLHFAVSNPLIPFDRLPLRVPTRTEPWPPELPRIGAVSSFGVGGTNAHVVLEAPPPSHERPCELHGRRAHLLCISAKTPAALSRLALRYGQLLERQGGPHDLADMCFTAGSGRAHLHQRAALVLTEGEDAVRALTNLASNVARQARRPVPRRAPKIAFVYAGQGSQASGMGAELYGSQPVFRAAVDRLLRRMTLNEPSLMQAMFEASCSSALHRTRYAQPALFVLEVALTEMLGRFGIRPAAVLGHSCGELAAAVACGALSELEASRIVDARAAHMQACPEGAMAAVFTSEERARALAGSRRGAVCVAAVNGRASVVVAGAATQLEELLVEASAQGISFTRLSAAHAFHSPSMDAALEGIRGAARGVRFGTPRVPFISTLTGELFDPRSDASDYWGRQAREPVRFARAVERMRAEGVDILLEIGARPVLLGLLRDAAPELAVSSVLPSAIHGGQGEWPAVLRALADLYERGVALDFRALYPEGSARWRSIPQYSFERVRYWPFESGPQFQSNADGGHGEAPSPSPMATASSAELTTSLGAQPPDVATAHMLALVKAHLETVTGGQADHFHDGAMLSELGVDSSMVASLRRHLENTLGAPVPLELLLGGTDLSGISRSLVDICLHRGASDPSPIGRSDPDRWCVTYMPNDRAPARLFCFHHAGGSAAAYRDWGARFAGVAEVVAVQLPGREHRLREELPSSFEALVTVLAGQIAPRLDRFAVFFGHSLGSYVAFEVARELQRTGAKIPQHLIVSGSWGPRLHAEKRDLLNGEDRLAGLELPANLRDDGVFMRVLQERLDADARLLMSYRHRPRPELFSPITALYGEHDPWLDALSVEAWKHETARSFRLQAFPGGHMFLQQQAAEVANLIASAFNVPSRENRKNREDREDREDRERGHQR, from the coding sequence ATGTCCGATGCTCGCGATTCGTCGCTCGACCCCATTGCCATCGTCGGCATGGCGTGCCGATTTCCCAAAGCAGAGTCCATCGCCCACTATTGGCAGATGCTCTTGGATGGCGTCGATGCCATCCAAGAGGTGCCACCGCTGCGCTGGTCGATCGACGCCTTTTACGATCCCGACCCGATGACGCCAGGCACCATGAGCACCCGCTTCGGCGGCTTCGTGGACGATGTGGAGTACTTCGACGCCGAGTTCTTCGGCATCGCGCCCAACGAAGCGATCCAGATGGCGCCCCAGCAGCGCCTCCTGCTGGAAGCGACGTGGTCCGCGCTCGAGGACGCGTGCATCCCCGCGGACGCGCTGGCCGGCAAGGCGGTGGGCACGTTTATTGGCGTCGCGAGCTTCGACTATTACGAGCGGCTCGCCGAGCGGATGGAGCTCTTCAACGGTTATACGATCACCGGCAACGCTTACAGCGTGGCGGCGAATCGCCTGGCATACTTCTTCGACTGGACGGGCCCCAGCGTCGCGGTCGACACCGCGTGCTCGTCATCCTTGGTCGCCACGCATCTTGCGTGTCAGAGCCTTCGCCTCGGCGAATGCTCGATGGCGATCGCAGGAGGCACCCACACCGTGTTAGCTCCTTGGGTGACCGTTGCGGCGTCGAAGGGCGGATTCTTGGCCCCCCACGGCCGGTGCAAGACCTTCTCGGATGCCGCCAGCGGCTATGTTCGCGGAGAAGGCACGGGCATCGTCGTCCTCAAACGCCTTCGAGATGCGCTGCGCGATGGGGATCCCATCGCGGCGGTCATCCGCGGCAGCGCCGTGAACCAGGACGGCCGGAGCAACGGCCTCAGCGCGCCCAATCCCGCAGCGCAGATCCGGCTTCTCCGGGACGCATACCGCGTTGCCGGTGTGGCGCCCTCCGATGTGGGGTACGTCGAAGCCCATGGCACGGGAACGCGCTTGGGCGATCCGATCGAGATGAACGCCCTGGGTAGTGTTCTGCGCGAGGGACGGCCGGCCAATCGGCCCGCTTGGGTCGGGAGCGTCAAGTCCAATTTCGGCCACTTGGAGGCGTCGGCCGGCGTCGCGGGCCTCATCAAGGCGGCGCTGGTGGTGCGCCACGGGATCGTTCCGCCCAACCTCCACTTTGCCGTGAGCAATCCCCTGATCCCCTTCGATCGACTGCCTTTGCGCGTGCCTACGCGTACGGAGCCATGGCCGCCCGAGCTGCCTCGAATCGGCGCGGTGAGCTCCTTTGGTGTGGGCGGGACGAACGCGCATGTGGTGCTGGAGGCTCCGCCACCGTCGCACGAACGCCCGTGCGAGCTCCACGGCCGGCGGGCTCACCTCTTGTGCATCAGCGCCAAGACGCCCGCGGCCCTGTCGCGATTGGCCTTGCGCTACGGGCAGCTGCTCGAACGCCAAGGCGGCCCGCACGATCTGGCCGATATGTGCTTTACGGCCGGCTCGGGTCGGGCGCATTTGCATCAACGCGCGGCGCTGGTGCTGACGGAAGGCGAGGACGCCGTGCGCGCGTTGACGAATCTCGCGTCGAACGTTGCCCGGCAAGCGAGACGCCCCGTCCCGCGCCGTGCTCCCAAGATTGCTTTCGTATACGCGGGGCAGGGATCGCAGGCGAGCGGGATGGGCGCGGAGCTCTATGGCTCGCAGCCCGTGTTCCGAGCCGCCGTCGACCGGTTGCTGCGCCGAATGACGCTGAACGAGCCATCGTTGATGCAGGCCATGTTCGAGGCATCTTGCAGCTCCGCGCTGCACCGAACGCGTTACGCGCAGCCCGCGTTGTTCGTCCTCGAAGTGGCGCTCACAGAGATGCTCGGCCGTTTCGGTATACGGCCGGCCGCCGTCCTGGGGCATAGCTGCGGCGAGCTCGCGGCCGCGGTAGCTTGCGGGGCTTTGTCCGAGCTCGAGGCATCGCGCATCGTGGATGCGCGCGCGGCGCACATGCAAGCGTGCCCCGAAGGGGCCATGGCCGCCGTCTTCACCTCCGAGGAGCGGGCTCGCGCATTGGCCGGCTCCCGCCGGGGGGCGGTGTGCGTGGCCGCGGTGAACGGGCGCGCCAGCGTCGTCGTCGCCGGTGCGGCCACACAGCTCGAGGAGCTCCTCGTCGAGGCTTCCGCGCAGGGGATCTCCTTCACGAGGCTGTCCGCCGCGCACGCGTTTCATTCGCCGTCGATGGATGCGGCCCTCGAAGGCATTCGGGGAGCGGCGCGCGGCGTTCGATTCGGCACCCCTCGTGTGCCGTTCATCTCCACCCTGACGGGCGAGCTGTTCGATCCGAGGTCGGATGCGTCGGACTACTGGGGGCGGCAGGCGCGCGAGCCGGTGCGCTTCGCGCGAGCGGTCGAACGCATGCGCGCCGAGGGGGTCGACATTCTGCTGGAGATTGGGGCGCGGCCGGTTCTCTTGGGGCTGCTCCGGGACGCGGCCCCGGAGCTCGCCGTGAGCTCGGTGCTCCCCTCCGCCATCCATGGCGGGCAAGGCGAGTGGCCAGCCGTCCTTCGGGCGCTCGCCGACCTGTACGAACGCGGCGTCGCGCTCGATTTTCGGGCGCTCTACCCGGAGGGCTCTGCGCGCTGGCGGTCGATCCCGCAGTATTCCTTCGAGCGCGTACGCTATTGGCCATTCGAATCCGGTCCACAGTTTCAATCCAACGCGGACGGAGGCCACGGTGAAGCGCCTTCGCCGAGCCCGATGGCCACGGCATCTTCGGCTGAGCTCACGACATCGCTTGGCGCGCAGCCGCCGGACGTGGCTACGGCGCACATGCTCGCCCTCGTGAAAGCGCACCTGGAGACGGTGACCGGAGGGCAAGCGGATCACTTCCACGACGGGGCCATGCTCTCGGAGCTCGGCGTCGACTCGTCGATGGTCGCCTCCCTGCGCCGCCATCTCGAGAATACGCTGGGAGCGCCCGTTCCCCTCGAGTTGCTGCTCGGCGGTACGGATCTGAGTGGCATTTCACGGTCGCTCGTGGATATCTGCCTTCATCGCGGGGCGAGCGATCCCTCTCCCATCGGGCGCTCCGACCCCGATCGGTGGTGTGTCACCTACATGCCGAACGACCGAGCCCCCGCGCGTCTGTTCTGCTTTCACCACGCAGGCGGAAGCGCAGCCGCGTATCGCGACTGGGGTGCGAGGTTTGCCGGGGTCGCCGAGGTCGTCGCCGTGCAACTGCCTGGGCGGGAGCATCGCCTGCGCGAGGAGCTGCCTTCGAGCTTCGAAGCGCTCGTCACGGTATTGGCGGGCCAGATTGCACCGAGGCTCGACCGCTTCGCCGTCTTCTTCGGTCATAGCCTGGGGAGCTATGTTGCGTTCGAGGTCGCGCGCGAGCTGCAACGCACGGGGGCGAAGATCCCGCAGCACCTCATCGTCAGTGGCTCGTGGGGGCCCCGTCTCCATGCCGAAAAGCGCGACCTCCTGAACGGAGAAGACCGCCTCGCAGGCCTCGAGCTTCCCGCCAACCTTCGGGACGACGGCGTCTTCATGCGGGTACTCCAAGAGCGGCTCGATGCGGATGCACGGCTGCTCATGAGCTACCGCCATCGCCCACGCCCCGAACTGTTTTCCCCCATCACCGCCCTCTACGGCGAACACGATCCATGGCTGGATGCGCTCTCCGTGGAGGCCTGGAAGCACGAGACGGCGAGGAGCTTTCGACTGCAAGCGTTTCCGGGCGGGCACATGTTCCTCCAGCAGCAGGCGGCGGAGGTGGCAAATCTCATAGCAAGCGCGTTCAATGTGCCGAGCCGAGAAAATCGGAAAAACAGAGAAGACAGGGAAGACAGGGAAGACAGGGAAAGAGGTCACCAACGATGA
- a CDS encoding cytochrome P450, which translates to MTNELRPLRPPPAVPRFPATSGVPKNLFFNPRDRAFNQNPYPHYERLRNEDPVHRSPFGVWFLGKYKHVREVLRNPSFSVQDVPGQLKRKNELLKTRKLVPNQPENLDALIANSENWFAFLEAPDHTRLRRLVTGAFHKHTVERLRGYVQSCAAAFLDPLMREGRMDLMQDFAVRLPQNVIAHLLGIPARDFPQCVAWAEVIGRIFDPLVSMEEYEALNRCSAAFMEYARGLIALRREDPQDDLISALIAARDDQDKLTEAELVSIILLNFGAGEETVVNLIGNGSLALIRHPDERAYLRSRPEIMPSAVEELLRYDAPLQMTSRTALKDYLIGDKHIKAGEQVYVALGSANRDPERFVNPTSLLLERENNQHMSFADGRHLCVGAGLARLEAQEAFKILLERMPDLRLVDPEADIAWRSHTVLRGMLSLPVRFTPSPIYSIGAGGSNA; encoded by the coding sequence ATGACGAACGAGCTCCGACCATTGCGGCCGCCGCCGGCGGTTCCGCGTTTTCCTGCCACGAGCGGGGTCCCGAAGAATTTGTTCTTCAACCCGCGAGATCGCGCCTTCAACCAAAATCCGTATCCTCATTACGAACGGCTCCGGAACGAAGACCCCGTCCACAGGAGCCCGTTCGGCGTGTGGTTCCTCGGCAAATACAAGCACGTGCGTGAGGTCTTGAGGAACCCGAGCTTCAGCGTGCAGGACGTGCCCGGCCAACTGAAGCGTAAGAACGAGCTGCTCAAGACGCGCAAGCTGGTCCCCAACCAGCCCGAAAACCTCGATGCGCTCATCGCCAACTCGGAGAATTGGTTTGCGTTCCTCGAGGCGCCCGATCACACGCGCCTTCGCCGCCTCGTCACCGGCGCCTTTCACAAACATACGGTGGAACGCTTGCGCGGCTATGTGCAGAGCTGCGCCGCGGCTTTTCTCGATCCGCTCATGCGGGAAGGTCGCATGGATCTCATGCAGGACTTCGCCGTACGTCTCCCGCAAAACGTGATCGCGCATCTGCTCGGGATCCCCGCGCGCGACTTTCCCCAGTGCGTTGCGTGGGCGGAGGTCATCGGCCGCATCTTCGATCCGCTGGTGTCGATGGAGGAGTACGAAGCGCTGAACCGCTGCTCGGCGGCATTCATGGAGTACGCTCGCGGCCTGATCGCCTTGCGGCGGGAGGATCCCCAAGATGATCTCATCAGCGCGCTCATCGCGGCCCGCGACGACCAGGACAAGCTCACGGAGGCGGAGCTGGTCTCGATCATCCTGCTGAACTTCGGAGCCGGTGAGGAGACCGTCGTCAATCTCATTGGCAATGGCTCACTCGCGCTGATCCGTCATCCGGACGAGCGCGCATACCTGCGAAGCCGGCCGGAGATCATGCCGAGCGCCGTCGAGGAGCTGCTTCGTTACGACGCCCCGCTGCAAATGACCTCGCGCACCGCCCTGAAAGATTATCTCATCGGGGACAAGCACATCAAAGCGGGCGAGCAAGTGTACGTGGCGCTCGGATCGGCCAATCGCGATCCCGAACGCTTCGTGAATCCCACGAGCCTGCTGCTCGAGCGCGAGAACAACCAGCACATGTCCTTCGCGGACGGCCGCCATTTGTGCGTGGGAGCCGGCTTGGCGCGTCTCGAGGCACAGGAGGCCTTCAAAATCCTGCTCGAGCGGATGCCGGATCTTCGATTGGTCGATCCGGAAGCGGACATCGCGTGGCGTAGCCATACCGTGCTGCGAGGCATGCTGAGCCTACCGGTGCGGTTCACGCCTTCGCCGATCTACTCCATCGGAGCAGGAGGGTCGAACGCGTGA
- a CDS encoding polyketide synthase, whose protein sequence is MGCRFPGAEGPAAFWKLLREGRHALSSHPADRWNTAAFCSNGAIEPGKAYCRVGGFVEDGDAFDRRLFGIGSEESAAMDPQQGMALEVAWHALEHAGINPRSLERSPTGVYFGFSTRDFDRRVANRFNGLTFDSSTGSSGAVIANRISYTLGLTGPSIAIDAACASSITSVHLACQGLWLEECELAIAGGVQLILSPANMVAFSHGRLLSQHGLTRSFSADADGYVCGEGAGALVLKRLSDALADGDRVLATIVGSAVQHNGPSNGLSAPFGEAQQRVLQAALQQGGVPAASIGYLEAHSAGTMLGDVIEVRAAVRALSEARDLDRRCYIGSVKSNLGHLEGAAGIASLIKSILAIEHGEVPPSLHAERENAQLKLSGTPFRVAHHLAVWPSGDGPRRAGVSSFSFGGAVCHMVLEQAPALPGVLPGDQMLPTGFYGPLIISANSPAALMRLVERHVAALNEVASGREYVAYCATAAGGRAHLPYGIAIVAGDPASAIDELRRILGSWEQAPRAAARRTGLMVRLSTAAEPRPSDWPGPWNARWQAYHAEERRMQGDPRVAECVASDLAQLRLLEDLGVVPDGLIGHGDELDRRAKYLADRLSRGPEHPRPKSLRAGAGPMLDLVPSPIGGGSSSATLLARLYENGFFVDWRAYYAAMTRTRSHQVPVYPFERARHWTLPASDDATLLDVKHQMSVNRSTPVAEEFMERGNDDLRESN, encoded by the coding sequence ATGGGTTGCCGCTTTCCGGGCGCGGAGGGGCCGGCGGCGTTCTGGAAGTTGCTGCGCGAAGGCCGGCACGCACTCTCCTCGCACCCGGCGGATCGCTGGAATACGGCGGCGTTTTGCTCGAACGGGGCAATAGAGCCCGGTAAAGCCTATTGCCGGGTGGGCGGCTTCGTCGAGGACGGTGACGCCTTCGATCGAAGACTGTTCGGCATCGGCTCGGAAGAATCCGCAGCGATGGATCCGCAGCAAGGGATGGCTTTGGAGGTTGCGTGGCACGCGCTCGAACACGCGGGCATCAATCCCAGGTCCCTCGAACGATCCCCAACGGGCGTCTACTTTGGATTCAGCACACGTGACTTCGACCGACGGGTTGCCAACCGTTTCAACGGCTTGACCTTCGATTCGAGCACGGGGTCGAGCGGTGCGGTCATCGCCAACCGAATTTCGTACACGCTGGGCCTGACGGGGCCGAGCATCGCGATCGATGCTGCCTGTGCATCGTCGATCACCTCGGTGCATCTGGCATGTCAGGGGCTTTGGCTGGAGGAGTGCGAGCTCGCCATCGCGGGCGGCGTCCAACTCATTCTCTCACCGGCAAATATGGTCGCGTTCTCCCACGGTCGGTTGCTCTCCCAGCACGGATTGACCAGGAGCTTTTCCGCAGATGCCGATGGGTATGTCTGCGGCGAAGGTGCGGGTGCCCTGGTGCTGAAGCGGTTGAGCGACGCGCTGGCCGACGGCGACCGCGTGCTGGCGACGATCGTGGGGTCCGCCGTTCAGCACAACGGGCCAAGCAATGGGCTGTCGGCGCCATTTGGCGAGGCCCAGCAGCGGGTGCTGCAGGCCGCCTTGCAGCAGGGCGGGGTGCCCGCTGCGTCGATAGGCTATCTCGAGGCTCACAGCGCCGGGACGATGCTGGGGGACGTGATCGAGGTGAGAGCCGCCGTGCGCGCGCTGTCGGAGGCGCGCGACCTCGACCGCCGGTGCTACATCGGATCGGTCAAATCGAACCTGGGGCACCTCGAGGGCGCGGCGGGGATCGCGAGCCTGATCAAGAGCATCCTGGCGATTGAACATGGCGAAGTGCCACCATCGCTCCACGCGGAGCGAGAGAACGCGCAGCTCAAATTATCGGGGACTCCATTTCGTGTGGCGCACCATCTCGCGGTGTGGCCGAGCGGAGATGGGCCGCGCCGCGCGGGCGTAAGCAGCTTTAGTTTCGGCGGCGCGGTCTGCCATATGGTGCTCGAGCAGGCGCCGGCTCTCCCTGGTGTTCTTCCTGGTGACCAAATGCTCCCCACCGGCTTCTACGGTCCGCTGATCATTTCCGCAAACAGTCCCGCCGCGCTGATGCGTCTCGTGGAGCGGCACGTGGCTGCTCTGAACGAGGTCGCATCGGGCCGCGAATACGTTGCGTATTGCGCGACGGCAGCCGGCGGACGGGCACACCTGCCATATGGCATCGCCATCGTGGCCGGAGATCCGGCTTCTGCGATCGATGAGCTCCGCCGGATCCTGGGCTCATGGGAGCAGGCCCCGCGCGCAGCGGCAAGGCGAACCGGCTTGATGGTACGCCTTTCCACAGCTGCCGAACCGCGACCATCGGACTGGCCAGGCCCCTGGAACGCACGCTGGCAGGCCTACCACGCCGAAGAGCGGCGCATGCAGGGCGATCCGCGGGTCGCGGAGTGCGTAGCATCCGATCTGGCCCAGCTGCGCTTGCTCGAGGATCTTGGCGTCGTCCCCGACGGCTTGATCGGTCATGGCGACGAGCTCGATCGACGCGCGAAGTACCTCGCCGATCGGCTCTCTCGGGGCCCCGAGCACCCGCGCCCCAAGTCCCTTCGCGCAGGCGCGGGGCCAATGCTCGACCTGGTGCCCTCCCCCATCGGCGGGGGATCGAGCTCCGCCACGTTACTTGCACGACTCTACGAGAACGGCTTCTTCGTCGACTGGCGCGCGTATTACGCCGCCATGACCAGGACTCGATCGCACCAGGTGCCCGTCTATCCATTCGAGCGCGCGCGTCACTGGACGCTACCCGCTTCGGACGACGCAACGCTTCTCGATGTCAAACACCAAATGAGCGTCAACCGGAGCACGCCGGTGGCCGAAGAATTCATGGAGAGGGGCAATGACGACTTACGAGAATCCAATTGA
- a CDS encoding acyl carrier protein, which yields MSITQSNSAENQSPHGVIADWIVGYIATTLDVEQSRIDRQAPFKRLGLDSSVAVAMTGELGEWLGIEVDPAAPYDHPTIEKLAAMLAAQPRVQAALERSQRQAKAAAGAP from the coding sequence ATGTCGATAACGCAAAGCAATTCCGCAGAGAATCAGAGCCCGCACGGTGTCATTGCCGACTGGATCGTCGGCTACATCGCGACAACTTTGGATGTGGAGCAGTCACGCATCGACCGCCAGGCGCCTTTCAAACGACTCGGTCTGGATTCGTCCGTGGCTGTGGCGATGACGGGCGAGCTGGGGGAGTGGCTCGGCATCGAAGTCGACCCTGCCGCTCCCTACGACCATCCCACGATCGAGAAGCTCGCCGCGATGCTGGCGGCGCAGCCGCGCGTACAGGCGGCGCTCGAGCGAAGCCAGCGCCAGGCGAAGGCTGCTGCCGGTGCACCATGA
- a CDS encoding acyl carrier protein, translating into MTTYENPIEVVPARDRGAIEEWLVDKMASIANLSRDEVDVGRPFADFQLDSSVAVSVTNQLSVWLDRELPITLFWEYPTIAVLAGALPGLALPLREATHQPSASRLGQ; encoded by the coding sequence ATGACGACTTACGAGAATCCAATTGAAGTGGTTCCGGCACGCGACCGCGGTGCGATCGAAGAGTGGTTGGTCGACAAAATGGCCTCGATTGCAAACCTATCGCGCGACGAAGTGGACGTCGGCCGGCCCTTCGCCGACTTTCAGCTCGATTCCTCGGTCGCGGTCAGCGTCACGAACCAGCTGTCCGTCTGGCTCGATCGAGAGTTGCCGATCACGCTGTTCTGGGAGTATCCGACGATCGCGGTTCTCGCGGGAGCGCTGCCCGGCTTGGCGTTGCCGCTGCGCGAAGCCACCCATCAACCCTCTGCATCGAGGTTGGGACAATGA
- a CDS encoding alpha/beta fold hydrolase — protein MTAASENPWLIRGPDDSAETLVLCFNAAGAGAIAFERWNAPRHRVVQFMGVLLPGRELRFAEAPFRHVGPLIERMLPALLPLFERPVALYGHSYGALIAFELARALRRVGVAPSMLFVACRPAPQLPYPYPPVYHLPDEQLIESVRSYGGLQLDTRIDAKVVSTFLPTVRADLQANTCYAYTEEEPLTCPIVGLYGADDPVCSLSDIRAWQSQTTRALTVWGYPGGHFFPRACFHELAERFCLALPPAAQYIAPSTSANANAPNLRVP, from the coding sequence GTGACGGCGGCATCCGAAAACCCATGGTTGATCCGCGGGCCGGACGATTCGGCCGAGACGCTCGTCCTTTGCTTCAATGCCGCGGGTGCCGGGGCCATCGCGTTCGAGCGGTGGAACGCGCCCCGGCACCGCGTGGTGCAGTTCATGGGTGTGCTTCTCCCCGGGCGCGAGCTGCGCTTCGCGGAAGCGCCGTTCCGTCATGTCGGGCCCTTGATCGAGAGGATGCTCCCTGCGCTGCTCCCCCTCTTCGAGAGACCCGTCGCGCTCTACGGCCATAGCTACGGTGCGCTGATTGCGTTCGAGCTGGCACGTGCGCTCCGAAGGGTAGGCGTCGCCCCCTCGATGCTGTTCGTGGCGTGCCGGCCGGCGCCTCAATTGCCGTATCCGTACCCGCCCGTCTACCACTTGCCCGACGAGCAGCTCATCGAGTCGGTTCGCTCCTATGGCGGGCTTCAACTCGATACGCGTATCGACGCAAAAGTCGTGAGCACCTTTCTTCCCACGGTGCGCGCGGATCTGCAGGCCAATACCTGTTACGCGTATACCGAGGAGGAGCCATTGACCTGTCCCATCGTCGGCCTGTACGGCGCGGACGATCCCGTGTGCAGTCTGTCGGACATTCGTGCGTGGCAGTCTCAGACGACCCGGGCGCTCACGGTCTGGGGGTATCCAGGCGGGCATTTCTTCCCCCGCGCGTGCTTCCACGAGCTGGCGGAGCGTTTCTGCTTGGCGCTGCCGCCGGCCGCGCAGTACATCGCACCAAGCACGAGCGCGAACGCGAACGCGCCGAACCTCCGGGTGCCGTGA